One window of Helicobacter pylori genomic DNA carries:
- the purU gene encoding formyltetrahydrofolate deformylase — protein sequence MLEFILKIQARDSKGLVSAISTTIANKGYNIVKNDEFVDPLKQRFFMRLKIQKEIKPLNTEIKEQEERSLKTALFKALENFSELLIEVILTHKKNIILLATKESHCLGDLLLRVYGGELNAQILGVISNYEILRPLVEKFDIPYFYAPCVDQILHEKEVLAIIKNLELKHKVSADLLVLAKYMRILSHDFTKRYENQILNIHHSFLPAFIGANPYQQAFERGVKVIGATAHFVNESLDAGPIILQDTLPINHNYSVEKMRLAGKDIEKLVLARALKLVLEDRVFVHENKTVVF from the coding sequence ATGTTAGAATTTATTTTAAAGATTCAAGCTAGAGACTCTAAAGGCTTAGTGAGCGCAATAAGCACCACTATCGCTAACAAGGGCTATAACATCGTTAAAAACGATGAATTTGTTGATCCCTTAAAACAGCGCTTTTTCATGCGGCTAAAAATCCAAAAAGAAATCAAGCCCTTGAATACTGAAATTAAAGAGCAAGAAGAGCGATCCTTAAAAACCGCTCTTTTTAAAGCCTTAGAAAACTTTAGCGAGCTACTGATTGAAGTCATTTTAACGCATAAAAAAAACATTATTTTACTCGCTACTAAAGAGAGCCATTGTTTAGGGGATTTGCTTTTAAGGGTGTATGGGGGGGAATTGAACGCTCAAATTTTAGGCGTTATTTCTAATTACGAGATTTTACGCCCTTTAGTGGAAAAATTTGACATCCCTTATTTTTACGCGCCTTGTGTTGATCAAATTTTGCATGAAAAAGAGGTTTTAGCAATCATCAAAAACCTGGAATTAAAACACAAAGTGAGCGCGGATTTGCTCGTTTTAGCCAAATACATGCGCATTTTAAGCCATGATTTTACGAAGCGCTATGAAAATCAGATTCTTAATATCCATCATAGTTTCTTGCCCGCATTCATTGGGGCTAACCCTTACCAGCAAGCGTTTGAAAGGGGCGTGAAAGTCATCGGGGCCACGGCACATTTTGTGAATGAAAGCCTTGATGCCGGGCCAATTATTTTACAAGACACTCTGCCCATTAACCACAATTACAGCGTGGAAAAAATGCGCCTAGCGGGTAAGGATATAGAAAAACTGGTTTTGGCTAGGGCTTTAAAACTCGTTTTAGAAGACAGAGTCTTTGTGCATGAAAACAAAACGGTGGTGTTTTGA
- the sppA gene encoding signal peptide peptidase SppA, with amino-acid sequence MWSFIQKIFKALIIMPLDFITKYFKSFVLLLIVLVFFSTKESTPSEPPNLAKLYLNGAIFSTEDFDKEVDKILKTPSIKGVLLLIDSPGGAVSASVELSEKIADLKQKMPVLAYARGVMASGSYYAGMQASEVYASKASLIGSIGVIFSGANVENLLNKVGVATQGVHAGEYKEIGTFTRAWKPNEKEFLQNLVNEQYQMFVNDVAKARKLNAKDYKDFAEGKVFSAQNALKLKLIDKISTIKQAQDRLIELSKVKKAYWLEKSPMERFIEKATQSASNIITQAFGYQLLMR; translated from the coding sequence ATGTGGAGTTTCATTCAAAAAATCTTTAAGGCTTTAATCATTATGCCTTTAGATTTTATCACGAAGTATTTCAAGTCGTTTGTGCTGTTATTGATTGTGTTAGTCTTTTTTAGCACTAAAGAAAGCACCCCAAGCGAACCGCCCAATCTCGCTAAACTCTATTTAAATGGGGCGATTTTTAGCACCGAAGATTTTGACAAAGAAGTGGATAAAATCCTAAAAACCCCTAGCATTAAGGGCGTTTTGCTTTTGATTGATTCTCCTGGTGGGGCGGTGTCAGCGAGCGTGGAATTGAGCGAAAAAATCGCTGATTTGAAGCAAAAAATGCCCGTTTTAGCGTATGCTAGGGGGGTTATGGCGAGCGGGAGCTATTATGCGGGCATGCAAGCGAGCGAAGTTTATGCCTCTAAAGCGAGCTTGATCGGATCGATTGGGGTGATTTTTTCAGGCGCGAATGTGGAAAATTTGCTCAATAAAGTCGGCGTAGCCACTCAAGGCGTGCATGCGGGCGAATACAAAGAAATAGGCACTTTCACCAGAGCATGGAAACCTAACGAAAAAGAATTTTTGCAAAATTTAGTCAATGAACAATACCAAATGTTTGTGAATGATGTTGCTAAAGCCAGGAAATTAAACGCTAAGGATTATAAGGATTTTGCTGAAGGGAAGGTTTTTAGCGCTCAAAACGCTCTAAAATTAAAACTCATTGATAAAATCAGCACGATTAAGCAAGCCCAAGATCGCTTAATAGAATTGAGTAAGGTTAAAAAAGCCTATTGGCTAGAAAAAAGCCCTATGGAACGCTTCATTGAAAAGGCCACGCAATCAGCAAGCAATATCATCACGCAAGCCTTTGGCTATCAATTATTGATGAGATGA